A window of Lysobacter terrestris contains these coding sequences:
- a CDS encoding DUF4785 domain-containing protein, protein MNITAALVAACLASPAFAASAAQPLLPAAATDQVPTRLVALPAPAGQFERAPVSFSWALDPFAPLSPSPSYVAESREYWQTVEGSELQAGVALKTSAPGAVIRISPARGSAPLHANAVAMNGNGKAARLERAADAAALQAAGMDVDAGTAVVKLAKENAAGTYSLRTAEARGRYVVHVFEPESDVVLKAHADRPHVLGGDTISVAMDVSRGGRTIAAQAEALLVAPDGSSRPISVTSDKSGRLTARAKLPMQASAAPGLWELQLFATGEGVSRDARTAFGVSAPTARLGDDVGVDASRLRFDIPLESAAPGRYEVRGTLYATASDGAMAPVAQAHSAAWFERGKGALVLAFDRAHVPSGYGAPYELRQLELNDQSRLAPLESRGRAVRF, encoded by the coding sequence ATGAACATCACTGCCGCGCTGGTCGCGGCCTGCCTCGCGTCGCCTGCATTCGCCGCGAGCGCGGCACAGCCGCTGCTTCCGGCAGCAGCCACCGACCAGGTGCCGACGCGCCTGGTCGCACTGCCCGCACCTGCGGGCCAGTTCGAACGGGCACCGGTTTCGTTCTCCTGGGCGCTCGATCCGTTCGCACCGCTATCGCCTTCGCCCAGTTACGTCGCCGAGAGCCGCGAATACTGGCAGACCGTCGAAGGCAGCGAACTGCAGGCCGGCGTTGCGCTGAAGACCTCCGCGCCCGGCGCGGTGATCCGCATCAGCCCCGCGCGCGGTTCCGCGCCGCTGCACGCCAATGCGGTAGCCATGAACGGCAACGGCAAGGCCGCGCGGCTTGAACGCGCCGCCGACGCCGCCGCGTTGCAGGCCGCCGGGATGGACGTCGATGCCGGAACGGCGGTGGTCAAGCTCGCCAAGGAAAACGCTGCCGGTACGTATTCGTTGCGCACGGCCGAAGCCCGCGGCCGCTACGTCGTGCACGTGTTCGAACCGGAAAGCGACGTGGTGCTGAAGGCGCACGCCGATCGCCCGCACGTGCTCGGCGGCGACACCATCAGCGTCGCGATGGACGTCTCCCGCGGCGGTCGCACTATCGCTGCTCAGGCCGAGGCCCTGCTCGTGGCGCCCGACGGCAGCAGCCGCCCCATCTCGGTGACCAGCGACAAGAGCGGACGGCTCACCGCCAGGGCGAAACTGCCGATGCAGGCCAGCGCCGCCCCCGGTCTGTGGGAGTTGCAGCTGTTCGCCACTGGCGAAGGCGTCTCCCGCGACGCGCGCACGGCATTCGGCGTGTCCGCACCCACCGCGCGCCTCGGCGATGACGTCGGCGTCGATGCGTCACGCCTGCGCTTCGACATCCCGCTGGAAAGCGCCGCACCCGGACGCTACGAGGTGCGCGGCACGCTGTATGCGACTGCATCGGACGGGGCGATGGCGCCGGTCGCGCAGGCGCATTCGGCGGCGTGGTTCGAACGCGGCAAGGGCGCGCTGGTCCTCGCCTTCGATCGTGCGCACGTGCCGTCCGGGTACGGCGCGCCGTACGAGTTGCGCCAATTGGAGTTGAACGACCAGAGTCGCCTGGCGCCGCTGGAGAGCCGCGGTCGCGCCGTGCGCTTCTAG
- a CDS encoding DUF2939 domain-containing protein, whose product MKKWLALIVVVVVLALGWLAAGPFVAIHGIRSAVQEQDAAKLSEYVDFAAVRSSLKQQVDDYLARRAGADLQSNLLGAIALRLASGASEGMVDAMATPAGLAAVMEGRNFWHRVTGQRSSNDAYASAPPRDPLEGAKYRYESLSRFSATVRNADGDPVVFVLSRQGLRWKVTEVRVPFLAASPTDGP is encoded by the coding sequence ATGAAGAAGTGGCTCGCCCTGATCGTCGTCGTGGTGGTGCTGGCCTTGGGCTGGCTCGCCGCCGGACCCTTCGTCGCCATCCATGGCATCCGCAGCGCGGTGCAGGAACAGGACGCGGCCAAGCTGTCGGAGTACGTCGACTTCGCCGCCGTGCGCAGCAGCCTGAAGCAACAGGTCGACGACTACCTGGCGCGCCGCGCGGGCGCGGACCTGCAATCGAACCTGTTGGGCGCGATCGCGTTGCGCCTTGCCAGCGGCGCCAGCGAAGGCATGGTCGACGCGATGGCGACACCCGCCGGGCTCGCGGCGGTGATGGAAGGCCGCAACTTCTGGCATCGCGTGACGGGGCAGCGCTCCAGCAACGACGCCTACGCCAGCGCACCGCCGCGCGACCCCCTGGAAGGTGCGAAGTACCGCTACGAATCCCTGTCCCGATTCAGCGCCACGGTGCGCAACGCCGATGGCGATCCGGTGGTGTTCGTGTTGAGCCGGCAAGGCCTGCGCTGGAAGGTCACCGAAGTCCGCGTGCCCTTCCTCGCGGCATCGCCGACGGACGGGCCATGA
- a CDS encoding glycosyltransferase family 4 protein — protein MKIALVAPLYEAVPPKLYGGTERIVAYLADALVDLGHAVTLFATAEARTRATLVAVRDQAIRLDPAPLKSDLAAHLSMLHEVRCRAHHFDVLHFHVDLLHFPMFEGIAERTVTTLHGRLDLKDLAEAYWRWPQFPLVSISDHQRAPLRFARWLGTVPHGLPANLLRCTTTPEGGYLAFLGRISPEKRPDRAVAIARRSGIPLKIAAKVDPADRAYFTHVIRPLLDDPLVEYIGEISDGDKGGFLGNARALLFPIDWPEPFGLVMIEAMACGTPVIAWPCGSVPEVVDDGITGRIVHDEDEAVAAVAEVSALDRRRIRAVFDRRFTADAMARCYVDLYRQLLRSSDASRRLTA, from the coding sequence GTGAAGATCGCCCTGGTCGCGCCGCTTTACGAAGCCGTTCCACCCAAGCTGTACGGGGGCACCGAGCGGATCGTTGCGTATCTGGCCGACGCGCTGGTCGACCTGGGTCATGCAGTCACGTTGTTCGCCACCGCTGAAGCCCGCACGCGGGCGACGCTCGTCGCGGTTCGCGACCAGGCGATCCGCTTGGACCCGGCGCCGCTGAAATCCGATCTCGCCGCGCACCTGTCGATGCTGCACGAAGTGCGGTGCCGCGCGCACCACTTCGACGTGCTGCATTTCCATGTCGACCTGCTGCACTTCCCGATGTTCGAGGGCATCGCCGAGCGCACCGTGACCACGTTGCACGGCCGGCTCGACCTGAAGGATCTCGCGGAGGCCTACTGGCGCTGGCCGCAGTTCCCGCTGGTGTCGATTTCCGACCACCAGCGCGCTCCCTTGCGCTTCGCGCGCTGGCTGGGAACGGTGCCGCACGGACTGCCGGCCAACCTGCTCCGCTGCACCACGACACCCGAGGGCGGCTACCTCGCTTTCCTCGGCCGCATCTCGCCGGAAAAACGCCCCGATCGCGCCGTTGCGATCGCGCGGCGCAGCGGCATTCCATTGAAGATCGCCGCCAAGGTCGACCCGGCGGACCGCGCCTACTTCACCCACGTGATCCGCCCGCTGCTCGACGACCCGCTGGTGGAATACATCGGCGAGATCAGCGACGGCGACAAGGGCGGGTTCCTCGGCAACGCCCGCGCGCTGCTGTTCCCGATCGACTGGCCGGAGCCGTTCGGCCTGGTGATGATCGAAGCGATGGCCTGCGGCACGCCGGTAATCGCCTGGCCCTGCGGCTCGGTGCCGGAAGTCGTCGACGACGGAATCACCGGACGCATCGTCCACGACGAAGACGAAGCGGTTGCCGCGGTCGCCGAAGTGTCCGCACTGGACCGGCGTCGCATCCGCGCCGTGTTCGACCGCCGCTTCACGGCGGACGCGATGGCCCGGTGCTACGTCGACCTCTACCGGCAACTGCTGCGCAGCAGCGACGCAAGCCGCCGCCTGACCGCGTGA
- a CDS encoding amylo-alpha-1,6-glucosidase codes for MEPIAGNTLATNYVLKDGDSFIVADAAGDIEGGSDGFFHNDTRLLSRFLLRLGDSQPALLSAAVSRDNVMFVAHLTNRPLPPLGGSPAAQGVIHLQRERFLRNDRLYERIACMNYGRDVVQLPLRLSFAADFRDMFEVRGSVRAARGELLAAESTRTTVVYRYRGLDEAVRTSVLAFSREPARLEPDIAEFMLELHPGVREELYLECGTIAVDAPSAQRFRDGAVHARATMRSRQRRAGQIHSGGPLFDAWMDKSRADLALLTSELDTGPYPYAGIPWFSTPFGRDAVITALQTLWLDPGIARGVLAFLAHHQAQEESAFLDAAPGKIMHETRKGEMAAMRELPFGRYYGGVDTTPLFVTLAGAYAERTGDLMFIERLWPALRAATQWIERVCDGNRDGFLDYARGSSTGLANQGWKDSEDSVFHADGRFPRGPIALVEVQGYAFAALRAMALLAKRRNDVDAAMRWQERSERLRAAVEERFWMSDAGYYGIAVDGDGALCRVRASNPGHLLFAGLPDAGRAASVAANLLTPAFHTGWGLRTLASDEVRYNPMSYHNGSVWPHDTALCAAGLARYGDRAAAVRLLRGMFEAAVHFDLRLPELFCGFPRAQGPTPVAYPVACLPQAWAAGSAFMLLQSCLGLEIDGWRGEVRVERPMLPPGIDRIAVRHVAVDARRVDVVFQRQGDRIGTHLEGRDAAAVPLRFVG; via the coding sequence ATGGAGCCGATCGCAGGCAACACGCTGGCCACGAACTACGTCCTCAAGGACGGCGACAGCTTCATCGTGGCCGATGCGGCCGGCGACATCGAAGGCGGCAGCGATGGCTTCTTCCACAATGACACGCGCCTGCTGTCCCGCTTCCTGCTGCGGTTGGGCGATTCGCAGCCCGCGCTGCTGAGCGCGGCGGTGAGCCGCGACAACGTCATGTTCGTCGCCCACCTCACCAACCGGCCGCTGCCGCCGCTGGGCGGCAGTCCCGCGGCGCAGGGCGTGATCCACCTGCAGCGCGAGCGCTTCCTGCGCAACGACCGCCTGTACGAGCGCATCGCCTGCATGAATTACGGGCGGGACGTGGTGCAGCTGCCGTTGCGGCTTTCGTTCGCGGCGGATTTCCGCGACATGTTCGAGGTCCGCGGCAGCGTGCGCGCGGCGCGCGGCGAGCTGCTGGCCGCGGAATCGACGCGCACCACGGTGGTTTACCGCTACCGTGGTCTCGACGAGGCCGTGCGCACGTCGGTGCTGGCGTTCTCGCGCGAACCTGCGCGGCTGGAGCCGGACATCGCCGAATTCATGCTGGAACTGCATCCGGGCGTACGCGAAGAGCTGTACCTGGAATGCGGCACCATCGCCGTCGACGCGCCTTCGGCGCAACGCTTCCGCGACGGCGCCGTGCATGCACGCGCCACCATGCGCAGCCGCCAGCGCCGCGCCGGCCAGATCCACAGCGGCGGGCCCCTGTTCGACGCGTGGATGGACAAGTCGCGCGCCGACCTCGCGCTGCTGACCAGCGAACTGGACACCGGACCGTATCCGTACGCGGGCATCCCCTGGTTCTCCACGCCGTTCGGGCGCGACGCGGTGATCACCGCGTTGCAGACGTTGTGGCTCGATCCGGGCATCGCACGCGGCGTGCTGGCTTTCCTCGCGCACCACCAGGCGCAGGAGGAATCTGCCTTTCTCGATGCCGCGCCGGGCAAGATCATGCACGAGACGCGCAAGGGCGAAATGGCGGCCATGCGCGAGCTGCCGTTCGGCCGCTACTACGGCGGCGTCGATACCACGCCGCTGTTCGTGACCCTTGCCGGCGCCTATGCCGAGCGCACCGGCGACCTCATGTTCATCGAGCGCCTGTGGCCCGCGCTGCGTGCGGCGACGCAATGGATCGAACGCGTGTGCGACGGCAACCGCGACGGCTTCCTCGACTATGCACGCGGCTCGTCCACCGGCCTGGCCAACCAGGGTTGGAAGGACAGCGAGGATTCGGTCTTCCACGCCGACGGCCGCTTCCCGCGCGGCCCGATCGCGCTGGTTGAAGTACAGGGCTATGCCTTCGCCGCGCTGCGCGCGATGGCGTTGCTGGCCAAGCGCCGCAACGACGTCGATGCAGCGATGCGCTGGCAGGAACGCTCGGAACGGCTCCGTGCCGCCGTGGAGGAACGCTTCTGGATGAGCGATGCCGGTTACTACGGCATCGCTGTCGACGGCGACGGCGCGTTGTGCCGCGTGCGCGCGAGCAATCCCGGCCACCTGCTCTTCGCCGGACTGCCGGATGCCGGGCGCGCGGCATCGGTCGCCGCCAATCTGCTGACGCCCGCGTTCCACACCGGCTGGGGGTTGCGCACGCTGGCTTCGGACGAAGTGCGCTACAACCCGATGTCGTACCACAACGGCTCCGTGTGGCCGCACGACACCGCGCTGTGCGCCGCGGGCCTTGCGCGCTACGGCGATCGCGCGGCGGCGGTGCGGCTACTGCGCGGCATGTTCGAAGCGGCGGTGCATTTCGACCTGCGCCTGCCCGAGTTGTTCTGCGGCTTCCCGCGCGCGCAGGGCCCCACGCCCGTAGCCTATCCGGTGGCGTGCCTGCCGCAGGCGTGGGCGGCGGGATCGGCGTTCATGCTGCTGCAGTCCTGCCTGGGGCTGGAGATCGACGGCTGGCGTGGCGAGGTTCGCGTCGAACGGCCAATGCTGCCGCCGGGCATCGACCGCATCGCGGTGCGGCATGTCGCCGTGGACGCACGGCGCGTCGACGTGGTGTTCCAGCGCCAGGGCGATCGCATCGGTACGCATCTGGAAGGCCGCGACGCGGCGGCGGTGCCGTTGCGGTTCGTGGGCTGA
- a CDS encoding GNAT family N-acetyltransferase, which produces MPELRLATHADIAELQALIALSGLALSAGYYSPEQAEAITRHVFGVDTQLIDDQTYFVIEDSQRIVACGGWSMRRTLFGGDQAKAGPDPRLDPHREAARIRAFFVDPAMARRGLGRQLMDACVAAARRAGFATLELVSTLPGEPLYVSCGFVVQERFDLDLPGIRVPVSRMKKAIDDPAA; this is translated from the coding sequence ATGCCGGAACTTCGTCTTGCCACGCACGCCGACATCGCCGAACTGCAGGCGCTCATCGCCCTGTCGGGCCTGGCGCTGAGCGCGGGCTACTACTCGCCGGAGCAGGCCGAAGCGATCACGCGCCACGTGTTCGGCGTCGACACGCAGCTGATCGACGACCAGACCTATTTCGTCATCGAAGACAGCCAACGCATCGTTGCCTGCGGCGGCTGGAGCATGCGACGCACGCTGTTCGGTGGCGACCAGGCGAAGGCGGGGCCCGATCCCCGGCTCGATCCGCACAGGGAAGCGGCGCGCATCCGCGCCTTCTTCGTGGATCCCGCGATGGCCCGTCGCGGACTTGGGCGGCAACTGATGGATGCCTGCGTCGCGGCGGCACGGCGCGCCGGTTTCGCCACGCTCGAACTGGTTTCGACGCTGCCGGGCGAACCGTTGTACGTCTCCTGCGGCTTCGTCGTGCAGGAACGGTTCGATCTCGATCTGCCCGGCATCCGGGTACCGGTCTCGCGCATGAAGAAGGCGATCGACGACCCGGCTGCGTGA
- a CDS encoding 5'-nucleotidase, whose amino-acid sequence MPDRDANPLIVAISSRTLFDMEDSHALFEREGIDAYADFQRLHEDDILEPGIAFPLVRKLLVLNEGAPPEAPRVEVILISRNSADTGLRIFNSIAHHGLAIKRAAFSNGAAPYPYIRPFGADLFLSTHAEDVRNALAAGIAAATLLPAKAPQQRHDQLRIAFDGDAVIFDDEGERVSREGGLAAFAAHERAHAGEPLSGGPFRGFLDALHRLQAAFPTGESSPIRTALVTARSVPAHERVIRTLRDWGIRLDEALFLGGRAKGPFLEAFGADIFFDDSEHNIVSARDHVAAGHVPHGVANRG is encoded by the coding sequence ATGCCCGACCGTGACGCCAATCCGCTGATCGTTGCCATCTCCTCGCGCACCCTGTTCGACATGGAGGACAGCCACGCGCTGTTCGAGCGCGAGGGCATCGACGCCTATGCCGACTTCCAGCGCCTGCACGAAGACGACATCCTCGAGCCCGGCATCGCCTTCCCGCTGGTGCGCAAGCTGCTGGTCCTTAACGAGGGTGCGCCGCCGGAGGCGCCGCGCGTCGAAGTGATCCTGATCTCGCGCAACTCGGCCGACACCGGCCTGCGCATCTTCAATTCGATCGCGCACCACGGCCTGGCGATCAAGCGCGCCGCCTTCAGCAACGGCGCCGCCCCGTATCCGTACATCCGTCCGTTCGGTGCCGACCTGTTCCTGTCCACGCACGCCGAAGACGTGCGCAACGCGCTGGCGGCGGGCATCGCCGCGGCGACGCTGCTGCCGGCGAAGGCACCGCAGCAGCGCCACGACCAGTTGCGCATCGCCTTCGACGGCGATGCGGTGATCTTCGACGACGAAGGCGAACGCGTGTCGCGCGAGGGCGGCCTGGCCGCGTTCGCGGCGCACGAGCGCGCCCATGCCGGCGAGCCGCTCTCGGGCGGGCCGTTCCGCGGCTTCCTCGATGCGCTGCACCGCCTGCAAGCAGCCTTCCCGACGGGGGAGTCCTCGCCGATCCGCACCGCGCTGGTAACGGCGCGCTCGGTGCCTGCGCACGAACGCGTGATCCGCACGCTGCGCGACTGGGGCATCCGCCTCGACGAGGCGCTGTTCCTCGGCGGGCGCGCGAAGGGCCCGTTCCTCGAGGCGTTCGGTGCCGACATCTTCTTCGACGACTCCGAGCACAACATCGTCTCGGCGCGCGACCATGTCGCGGCCGGGCACGTGCCGCATGGCGTCGCCAACCGTGGCTAG
- a CDS encoding NAD kinase, which yields MTATPRLAFLASPADEAQRALAEMTARYGDHPPAEADVLVALGGDGFMLQTLHRHAGLAKPVYGMKLGTVGFMMNHQRSEDLIERIHAAEPAMLRPLEMVAQTESGATVGSLAYNEVSLLRQTRQAAHLSIDLNGQTRLDELICDGVLVATPAGSTAYNFSAHGPILPLGANVIALTPIAAFRPRRWRGAVLKADTEVRFRVLDPFKRPVSATADSHEVRDIVEVTIRESRDRTVTLLFDPEHNLEERILAEQFTSG from the coding sequence ATGACCGCGACGCCACGTCTTGCCTTCCTCGCCAGTCCTGCCGACGAGGCGCAACGCGCGCTTGCGGAGATGACCGCGCGCTACGGCGACCACCCGCCGGCCGAGGCCGACGTCCTCGTCGCGCTGGGCGGCGACGGTTTCATGCTGCAGACCCTGCACCGGCACGCGGGCCTGGCCAAGCCGGTGTATGGCATGAAGCTGGGCACGGTGGGTTTCATGATGAACCACCAGCGCAGCGAGGACCTGATCGAGCGCATCCACGCGGCCGAGCCCGCCATGCTGCGCCCGCTGGAAATGGTCGCGCAGACCGAATCGGGCGCCACCGTCGGCTCGCTGGCCTACAACGAAGTCTCGCTGCTGCGGCAGACGCGCCAGGCCGCGCACTTGTCGATCGACCTCAACGGCCAGACCCGGCTGGACGAGCTGATCTGCGACGGCGTGCTGGTCGCGACGCCCGCGGGCAGCACCGCCTACAACTTCTCCGCACATGGACCGATCCTGCCGTTGGGCGCCAACGTCATCGCGCTGACCCCGATCGCCGCGTTCCGGCCGCGGCGCTGGCGCGGCGCGGTGCTCAAGGCCGACACCGAAGTGCGCTTCCGCGTGCTCGACCCGTTCAAGCGCCCGGTCAGCGCCACCGCCGATTCGCACGAAGTCCGCGACATCGTCGAAGTCACCATCCGCGAATCCCGCGATCGCACGGTGACGCTGCTGTTCGATCCCGAGCACAACCTGGAAGAGCGGATCCTCGCGGAGCAGTTCACCAGCGGTTAG